The genomic interval ATTTTAAAATACTCGGAATTTTCATGCCCACTAGAACCAGTTTGTGGAACACTATCATTTATATGGACAAGATACCTATCCATGGGCCCATAAACCTTAACCTTAACTGTCCTTCTCTTATTTGCATCAATTATGTTTACCATTTCTGCCCCACTACTTGAACCAGGGACTGAGAGATAAAGTTCCTCGCACTCTTTAGGACCAAAATCAACTATCCTTGCGTGAAGCCCAAAGGAACGCAAAAGGGCAGCACATTCGGTGGTTCCAATCCAATTTTTTCTGCCATAAATTTTGTAATTGAAATGTTCTGCACCATGTACATCAAATCCTCTTTCCCAAGCAATCTCAAGCCATCTCTGAAGTGATGGAATATCTGGAACAACTCCTGATCCACCGAATAAAACATTTCTCGTTTCTGGTCTTTGCATTAGCAAATGAGAGCAGAGCATTTGAATGTTCCGCCATCCACAGCCCCACCCAAAATCCTCAAACTCAATACTCTGGTAATGATCAACATACCCTGACAAAATACTAGTCGAGTCACGGGATTCTAATTCTAAGCAGTTTCTTAATAAAGACATCAGACCACCCTCCACCTTACAAAAGGCACCCCTATTCTGTGAACCAATCAAGCAAGATATCTTTTCATTAACATTCAACTCCCCCATCACCAAAGTCCCCCTCTCACAACTTAACTTGCTGCTACCCAAAGATCCCTCAAACATAATCTCTTGTGGCATGTCCCCGTTTTCTTTATTATCCTACAAACAATAATCATACAAGGATCAAATTACTGACATTGAAGCCTTATGGATTGcataaagaaaaatcaaacaaGAATCAAGGCCTTGGGATTAAAAAGATGGAACAACTTACATTGTCATAAGAAGCAGAGGAAAAAGCCATTTGTTGGGCCAACTCAAAGTCCATAGCAAGTTGGCGTTGTTTATAGTCATTGTCTTCATCCTCAAAGTGACCATTGGCATGCCTGCAACGGCAATAACATAAAGAGACCTTCCTCAGTCGCTCAGTAAACCCTAGCTACAGAAGTTTTGGAGTCAAAAGGTGAGAAATTTTCATATGAGAATCTAAGAATTCAGTTTACATAATCAGAGAATAAAGCAAGTGATTGGAATTGAAAGAGAAGCTGAAAGAATGGTACCGTTGAAGTTCTTCTAATGGAACAACTTGGTCGCAGAAGGGGCAAGTCGATGAATTCATTGAATCTCAGGAATACAATCTAATGACCTGCTTTCTCAAGAAATGATATACGACCTTTGTGCGATAGCCAGattgtatttctaaaatttgggaACGCCAAAGTAAATAGATAATTGATTAAAGGATTTAATGCTACTTTTAActctataatttttattttggtttattttagtTTCAACACTTTCAAAAGGGTTATTTCGAAAtctatatttttaactttagttcattttgatactgtacttttaaaatatttatttttaaaaaagtaaaatgacTTTTGAAAGTACATAGACCAAAATGAATCAAGGTCAAAGATATAAAGACCAAAATAGTATTCAAACTTTGATTAAAAGACTCATTTCTAAAGCCTAAAATGATGTTTATCCtactttttaaaacttaaaaatttttaCCTCTTGCTTACATCATCAtctatcaattttataaaattacccttatttattttttgttctcttcttcttcttatttattttttgttctcttcttcttctttctttctttctttctttctttcttcttctttttcatcctATTCGTCTTCTTTGTCTTCTCTCGTTCTTCTTattctcttctctttcttctctttctccttcttcttctcttcctcccCCTCCTCTCTGATGCAACCAACGTCGGCAAAACCACGCACTATGTCACACCGCTTCCCAAATTGCTTTTCTAACCcaagaagagatgtgaagatagCAGTTGTCAACCCTCTTAGGATAACTATTGTCCAACATGTACTTGTGAAGCTGTTACCTTAACACCTGTTAACTTGGTAATCAATTTATAACTTATAACAAATTCATGCCCAACTTAATAACAGCTTAACTATATAGATATTACTTATCAGAATATCAACATTTATTTACATAACAGTCTTAGCAAGAACAAGTGCTAACATTTACATCATTAGACTCGAAGTACTACCCTAATTCCTCTGTTATGTACATGACAGACTTAAAGTCTAAGCAAAACTTGATGGACCATCTAGACTTCGAGATCTCTGAAATCCTTATATAGTGACTGACTAACAAAATAGCTAGGTTTTGAGGTGTCGATCTCTACCTAGGAagagaaaacatttgaaaagtaaGCTTAAAatgcccaatgagtgactatcTTTCAATTAAACATGTTTTCACAAACATTTACGTTCTCATGGTTCAGAGTTAGAAACATAAATTGATTATACAAGAAATCATAATATGAAAACCCTGAAAACA from Benincasa hispida cultivar B227 chromosome 10, ASM972705v1, whole genome shotgun sequence carries:
- the LOC120088090 gene encoding zinc finger-containing ubiquitin peptidase 1 isoform X2, which codes for MDFELAQQMAFSSASYDNDNKENGDMPQEIMFEGSLGSSKLSCERGTLVMGELNVNEKISCLIGSQNRGAFCKVEGGLMSLLRNCLELESRDSTSILSGYVDHYQSIEFEDFGWGCGWRNIQMLCSHLLMQRPETRNVLFGGSGVVPDIPSLQRWLEIAWERGFDVHGAEHFNYKIYGRKNWIGTTECAALLRSFGLHARIVDFGPKECEELYLSVPGSSSGAEMVNIIDANKRRTVKVKVYGPMDRYLVHINDSVPQTGSSGHENSEYFKISQNIMKDNKSPHKAKGHQVLVDWVWNYFSDGRICTYSHQHVNISGKTPLFFQHDGHSRTIVGIQVKQQHNGMQQYNLLILDPAHSTRGLERALRENIGWQQLIKRGIHTLNKPQYQLCYIDAGIAAGGDMELLKTIDSIFLEL
- the LOC120088090 gene encoding zinc finger-containing ubiquitin peptidase 1 isoform X1, with product MNSSTCPFCDQVVPLEELQRHANGHFEDEDNDYKQRQLAMDFELAQQMAFSSASYDNDNKENGDMPQEIMFEGSLGSSKLSCERGTLVMGELNVNEKISCLIGSQNRGAFCKVEGGLMSLLRNCLELESRDSTSILSGYVDHYQSIEFEDFGWGCGWRNIQMLCSHLLMQRPETRNVLFGGSGVVPDIPSLQRWLEIAWERGFDVHGAEHFNYKIYGRKNWIGTTECAALLRSFGLHARIVDFGPKECEELYLSVPGSSSGAEMVNIIDANKRRTVKVKVYGPMDRYLVHINDSVPQTGSSGHENSEYFKISQNIMKDNKSPHKAKGHQVLVDWVWNYFSDGRICTYSHQHVNISGKTPLFFQHDGHSRTIVGIQVKQQHNGMQQYNLLILDPAHSTRGLERALRENIGWQQLIKRGIHTLNKPQYQLCYIDAGIAAGGDMELLKTIDSIFLEL